A window of the Aeromicrobium phoceense genome harbors these coding sequences:
- the cofD gene encoding 2-phospho-L-lactate transferase — protein sequence MRVTVLAGGVGGARFVTGLRGALGADDEITVVVNTGDDLWLSGVRLQPDIDSILYALAGVNDTERGWGRADETERVSAELRAWGAGWPWFTLGDLDLGTHLARTGWLREGLTPSQVAERLSARWPIGARLLPMTDAEVDTHVVVEGGDRLHFQEWWTRHRASLRAVAFANPGIEAATPGAGVVEAITGADVVVLAPSNPVVSIGPILQVPGIRVALGDARRVVGISPIIGGKVVRGMADACLAAIGVETSADAVARLYGRRAAGGVLDTWLVAEEDAALAPALAAEGWDVRVQPLWMSDPATSAALARAAITP from the coding sequence ATGCGCGTCACGGTGCTCGCCGGCGGCGTCGGCGGAGCACGATTCGTCACGGGCCTCCGGGGTGCGCTCGGCGCCGATGACGAGATCACCGTGGTCGTCAACACCGGCGACGACCTGTGGCTCTCGGGCGTGCGGCTGCAGCCCGACATCGACTCGATCCTGTACGCGTTGGCGGGGGTCAACGACACCGAGCGTGGCTGGGGCCGCGCCGACGAGACCGAGCGCGTCAGCGCCGAGCTGCGGGCGTGGGGCGCGGGCTGGCCGTGGTTCACCCTCGGCGACCTCGACCTCGGCACGCACCTGGCGCGCACGGGGTGGCTGCGCGAGGGTCTGACCCCCTCCCAGGTGGCCGAGCGGCTGAGCGCCCGCTGGCCGATCGGTGCGCGCCTGCTGCCGATGACCGACGCCGAGGTCGACACCCACGTCGTCGTCGAGGGCGGCGACCGCCTGCACTTCCAGGAGTGGTGGACGCGCCACCGCGCCTCGCTGCGCGCCGTGGCGTTCGCGAACCCCGGGATCGAGGCGGCCACGCCGGGAGCCGGCGTCGTCGAGGCGATCACCGGCGCCGATGTCGTCGTGCTGGCGCCGTCGAACCCCGTCGTGTCGATCGGCCCGATCCTGCAGGTGCCCGGCATCCGCGTGGCCTTGGGCGACGCGCGCCGGGTCGTGGGGATCTCGCCGATCATCGGCGGGAAGGTGGTGCGCGGCATGGCCGACGCGTGCCTGGCCGCGATCGGGGTCGAGACGTCGGCCGACGCCGTCGCCCGCCTCTACGGCCGTCGCGCCGCGGGGGGCGTGCTCGACACGTGGCTCGTCGCCGAGGAGGACGCCGCGCTGGCTCCCGCCCTCGCGGCCGAGGGCTGGGACGTGCGCGTCCAGCCGCTCTGGATGAGCGACCCCGCGACCTCCGCGGCCCTGGCCCGCGCCGCCATCACCCCCTGA
- the cofE gene encoding coenzyme F420-0:L-glutamate ligase codes for MLTLLGIAGLPEIRPGDDLAALIRTHASLADGDIVVVTSKIVSKAEGRFVPAADREAAIEAETVRVVAERGAVRIVENRLGIVAAAAGIDASNVPEGQVLLLPEDPDASARRIAEGLREVAHVGVLVSDTLGRPWRLGQTDVAIGAAGVRLFEQPGRDADGRPLAVTMPCVADELCGAAELVKPKDGHVPVAVVRGRGDLVGDLALPGARSIIRPLEDDLFRTGG; via the coding sequence ATGCTGACCCTTCTCGGGATCGCCGGCCTGCCCGAGATCCGTCCCGGGGACGACCTCGCCGCGCTGATCCGCACGCACGCCTCGCTGGCCGACGGCGACATCGTCGTGGTGACCTCGAAGATCGTCAGCAAGGCCGAGGGCCGGTTCGTCCCGGCCGCCGACCGTGAGGCGGCGATCGAGGCCGAGACCGTGCGCGTCGTGGCCGAGCGCGGCGCGGTCCGCATCGTGGAGAACCGTCTCGGCATCGTGGCTGCGGCCGCCGGGATCGACGCGAGCAACGTGCCCGAGGGCCAGGTCCTGCTGCTGCCCGAGGACCCCGACGCGTCGGCCCGCCGGATCGCCGAGGGCCTCCGCGAGGTCGCTCACGTGGGCGTCCTCGTCTCCGACACCCTGGGTCGCCCGTGGCGACTCGGCCAGACCGACGTCGCGATCGGCGCGGCCGGGGTGCGCCTGTTCGAGCAGCCCGGGCGTGACGCCGACGGGCGCCCCCTCGCCGTGACGATGCCGTGCGTGGCCGACGAGCTCTGCGGCGCCGCCGAGCTGGTCAAGCCCAAGGACGGCCACGTGCCCGTCGCCGTCGTGCGCGGCCGTGGCGACCTCGTGGGCGACCTCGCGCTCCCCGGAGCGCGCAGCATCATCCGCCCGCTCGAGGACGACCTCTTCCGGACGGGCGGCTGA
- the prfB gene encoding peptide chain release factor 2, with protein MATTDLNDRIKQLDTTLTSIERVLDVPKMQVEIADLQEQVGAPDLWDDQANAQRVTGRLSVLQAETERVANLRQRLEDVGVLLELSAEEGDADSLAEAESEINRLANSIDSLEVRTLLSGEYDEREALVTIRSGAGGVDAADFAQMLQRMYIRWSERHKYPVEIYDTSYAEEAGLKSTTFAIRAPYAYGTLSVEAGTHRLVRISPFDNQGRRQTSFAAVEVVPVLEETDNIDIPEDEVRVDVYRSSGPGGQSVNTTDSAVRLTHIPTGVVVSCQNEKSQLQNKASAMVILKAKLLALKKAEERAHLDELRGDVQASWGDQMRNYVLNPYQLVKDLRTEFETGNTQAVLDGEIDEFIEAGIRWRRNQTDAA; from the coding sequence GTGGCCACCACGGACCTGAACGACCGGATCAAACAGCTCGACACGACCCTGACGTCGATCGAGCGCGTGCTCGACGTGCCGAAGATGCAGGTCGAGATCGCCGACCTCCAGGAGCAGGTCGGCGCGCCGGACCTGTGGGACGACCAGGCGAACGCCCAGCGCGTCACCGGGCGGCTCTCGGTGCTCCAGGCCGAGACCGAGCGGGTCGCCAACCTGCGCCAGCGCCTCGAGGACGTGGGTGTCCTGCTCGAGCTCAGTGCCGAGGAGGGCGACGCCGATTCCCTGGCCGAGGCCGAGTCCGAGATCAACCGCCTGGCGAACTCCATCGACAGCCTCGAGGTGCGCACCCTGCTCTCGGGCGAGTACGACGAGCGCGAGGCCCTCGTGACGATCCGCTCCGGCGCCGGTGGCGTCGACGCCGCCGACTTCGCCCAGATGCTCCAGCGCATGTACATCCGCTGGTCCGAGCGCCACAAGTACCCCGTCGAGATCTACGACACCAGCTACGCCGAGGAGGCGGGGCTGAAGTCCACCACCTTCGCGATCCGCGCGCCCTACGCCTACGGCACCCTGTCGGTCGAGGCGGGCACCCACCGCCTCGTGCGGATCAGCCCGTTCGACAACCAGGGCCGCCGCCAGACCTCGTTCGCCGCGGTCGAGGTGGTGCCGGTGCTCGAGGAGACCGACAACATCGACATCCCCGAGGACGAGGTGCGCGTCGACGTCTACCGCTCCAGCGGTCCGGGCGGCCAGAGCGTCAACACCACCGACTCGGCCGTGCGCCTGACCCACATCCCCACGGGCGTGGTCGTCAGTTGCCAGAACGAGAAGAGCCAGCTGCAGAACAAGGCCAGCGCGATGGTGATCCTCAAGGCCAAGCTGCTCGCGCTGAAGAAGGCCGAGGAGCGCGCCCACCTCGACGAGCTGCGCGGCGACGTCCAGGCCTCCTGGGGCGACCAGATGCGCAACTACGTGCTGAACCCGTACCAGCTGGTCAAGGACCTGCGCACCGAGTTCGAGACCGGCAACACCCAGGCGGTCCTCGACGGCGAGATCGACGAGTTCATCGAGGCCGGCATCCGCTGGCGCCGGAACCAGACCGACGCGGCCTGA